The genomic interval CTGATCATCGCCGACACCGACCGGAAGGCGCACGAGCTCGCCGAGGAGCACATCATGGTGGCCTACCGGAAGGAGTACGCCGGCGGCTGGCGTCACCCCTTCATCGACGCCTCGATCGCCACCGACCTCGACAAGCTGATGGCTGACCGTTTCATCATCGGCGGCCCCGAGCAGTGCATCCCCAAGATCCGGCGGTTCGTCACCGAGTACGGCATGACCCACCTGATCTGCCGGACGTTCTTCCCCGGCATGCCGCACGCCCACATCATGCGGGAGCTCGAGCTCGTGGCCAAGGAGGTGATGCCGGCATTCCGCTGAGCGACGTTTTGGTTGTAACGCCACGTAAAGATTGATAAACTATGCACTTGCGGGCACTTCGCCCGTGGATTGGAGTGTTTGGAGTGTGAGGGCGATTTCGCAGAGCGTCTGGCGGCTCGATCGATCCTACCAGTGGAACTATAGCCACACGCCGGCGCTGCCCCGGGCCCGGCGGGTGCCCCAGGGTCCGGGTGGCAAGCTCTTCGACTATCGCCTGAACAGTAGCCTCGGCATCTCGGCGGGTCCGCTCGTCAACGCCAAGTGGGTGGAGGCCTACGCGCGGCTCGGCTACGATATCCTGACTTACGCCACGGTGCGCTCGGCCTTCCACCCGGCGTGGGGCCTGCCGAACATCCGCAACGTCGAGAACCAGGAGCTGGCGGCGGTCGTGACCCGCCGCCCGCAGGCGACGCGCGCCCCCACGCTCGCGGTGTCCCTCGGCGGGCCCTCGATGGAGCCGGACGTGTGGCGGAAGGACGTGCGCCGCGCGAAGGAGCGGCTCGGCCCCGGTCAGATCCTGATCGTCAGCGTCGCGGGCACGCCGGGACCCGGCCGGGACGCGGACGCGCTGGTCCTGGACTACGCGCGCTGCGCGGCGTGGGCGGCGGAGAGCGGCGCCGACGCCGTCGAGGTGCACCTGGCGGTCCCCGATCCCTTCGCCGCGCAGCCGCAGATGATCTACGAGAACGCCCTGCTCGCCGCGCACATCGTCTACCGCGTGCGCGCCAGCGTCGCGGTGCCGGTCCTCGCCAAGCTCGGCGTCTTCCGGAGCCCGCGGGCCCTCCACGAGACCGCGACGAAGCTCGCCTCCTGGACGAGCGGCTTCGTGATGGTCCACGGCATCCATCGCCGCACCGTGGACGACAAGGGCAATCCGGCCTTCGAGGGCGAGGGGCGCGAGCGCGCCGACGTCGTCGGCCACGGCATCTTCCCCGTCGCGTCGCGCCAGGTCCTCGAGATGCTGGCGTGGCGCCGGGCGGGGGCGTGGGACCGCGCCGTACTGGCCGTGGGCGGCGTCTCGACCGTCGAGCGCGCCCACTACCTCCTGCGCGAGGGCGCCGACGCGACCCTGGTCGCCACCGCCGCGCTCTTCAATCCGCTGTTCGCCGCGCGCTTCCGCCAGGCGCGCGCCACCGCCGTCGCCTAGTTCCCTCGGAGGGGGGCTTCGCCCCCCTTCCGATACCTCCCCCCAGGATCGGTTGCGCGGGCGAAGCCCGCGCTCGACCTAGCGGCGCCCGAGCGCCTCGTGGATCCGGAGGGCCAGCGCGCCGAAGTCCGCGGACGCGCGCGAGGTCACGGTGCGCGGGCGCGCCAGGCCGACGGCGACGCCCGCGGCGACGCGGCCCGGGCGCGGCGTCAGCACCACGACGCGATCGGCGAGGAAGACCGCCTCCGCGATCGAGTGCGTCACGAAGACGATCGTCTTCCGCGCGCGGCTCCCCTCACCCCACACCCGGAGCAATTCGAGGTTCAGCTCGTCGCGCGTCATCGCGTCGAGCGCGCCGAAGGGCTCGTCCATGAGGAGGAGCGGGGGGTCGAGGAGCAGCGCGCGGCAGAGCGCGACCCGCTGCTGCATGCCGCCCGAGAGCTCGCGCGGCAGCTTCGCGCCGAACTCGCCGAGCCCGACGAGCGCCAGGAGCTCCTCGGCCCGGGCCCGGTGGCGCGCGGGATCGAGCCCGGCCAGCTCGGCGGCCAGCAGCACGTTGTCCACGATCCGCCGCCACTTGAGGAGGACGGGCGACTGGAAGACCATCCCGACCGCGGGAATGGGCCGCGTCACGGGCCGGCCGTCCACCGTGACCGCGCCCTGTGTCGCCGGGCGCAGCCCCGCGATGATGCGCAGGAGCGTGGACTTGCCGCAGCCCGACGGCCCGACGAGGGCGACGAGCTCGCCGCGGTCCACCGCGAACGAGATGTCCCGGAGCGCCTCGACCCGGCCGGACGCAGCCGGGTACGTCATGCCGACCCGGTCGAGGACGATCAACGCCTGGGCGGCTCGATCTTCGTCAGGAACTCGTTGGTGAAGACCTCGTCGCAGCCCACCCTCCGCGGCAGGTCGGGCATGTAGGAGTTCAGCAGCTCGACCGTCGCGCACATCTTCCCGCGGTCCACCCAGCCGATGCCGTTCTTCGCGTAGCGCTCGGTCTTCATCAGCTCGAGCCCGAGGAGCAGGTTGGGCTCGATGAGCGAGAGGTCGATCTCGGGCACGCGCTTCTTGAAGATCTCGAGCGCGGCCTTCGGGTTCTCCATGACGTCGCGCCAGCCCAGGTACGAGGCCGCCACGAAGTCGCGGAGGACCCTGGGGCGCTCGGCGAGCATCTTCTCGCCGGCGATGATCGACATCGAGTAGATGTCGAACCCGTGCTTGTACCACGGCATGCTGGCGACGTTCTCCCGGCCGAGCGCCTTCTCGTAGAAGGGCAGGCCCGTCAGATAGTCGGCGACGACGTCGGCCCGCTTCTCGGAGAGCGTGACGAACTTGGCCGCGGGCTCGATGCTGAGCCACTTCACCGTCGCGACGTCGATCCCGTGGAGCTTCGCGAACGCCGGGAAGAGCTGGCGCTGGGCGTCGCCCGGCGGCGCGGCGAGCGTCTTGCCCTCGAGGTCCTTCGGCCTCGTGATGCCGCTCGATTTCCACATCCAGAAGTTGAGCGGCGTGTTGTCGAAGACCGCGCCGACGATCTTCACCTTCGCCCCCTGCGCGATCCGGGGGACGACGACGGCCGCGTCGGCGAGGCCGATGTCGGCCCGGCCCGTGTCCACTTTGGCGATCGAGTCGCCGGAGCCCTTCGAGTTCTGCAGCTCGACGTCGAGCCCGCGCGCCTTGTAGTAACCCTTCTCGAGCGCCACCCAGTAAGCCGCGTGGTCACCGACGGCGAACCAGTTGAGCGCGAAGACGATCTTCTGGGCCGGTTGCGCCCCGGGGGCGGCGGCCGCCGCGAGGACGAGAGCGAGGGCGACGAGCACGAGACGCGCGCGTGTCATGGGGCCTCCCTTCACACCGTGTCGGCCCAGGGCGCCCACCGGCGCGCGGCCAGGCCCACCGCGCCGTAGAGCAGGAGGCCGATGACCGAGATCCAGAGGAGCGCGGCGAACGCCACGGGCGTGTTGAGATTCGTCTGCGC from Candidatus Methylomirabilota bacterium carries:
- a CDS encoding ABC transporter ATP-binding protein — protein: MTYPAASGRVEALRDISFAVDRGELVALVGPSGCGKSTLLRIIAGLRPATQGAVTVDGRPVTRPIPAVGMVFQSPVLLKWRRIVDNVLLAAELAGLDPARHRARAEELLALVGLGEFGAKLPRELSGGMQQRVALCRALLLDPPLLLMDEPFGALDAMTRDELNLELLRVWGEGSRARKTIVFVTHSIAEAVFLADRVVVLTPRPGRVAAGVAVGLARPRTVTSRASADFGALALRIHEALGRR
- a CDS encoding ABC transporter substrate-binding protein → MTRARLVLVALALVLAAAAAPGAQPAQKIVFALNWFAVGDHAAYWVALEKGYYKARGLDVELQNSKGSGDSIAKVDTGRADIGLADAAVVVPRIAQGAKVKIVGAVFDNTPLNFWMWKSSGITRPKDLEGKTLAAPPGDAQRQLFPAFAKLHGIDVATVKWLSIEPAAKFVTLSEKRADVVADYLTGLPFYEKALGRENVASMPWYKHGFDIYSMSIIAGEKMLAERPRVLRDFVAASYLGWRDVMENPKAALEIFKKRVPEIDLSLIEPNLLLGLELMKTERYAKNGIGWVDRGKMCATVELLNSYMPDLPRRVGCDEVFTNEFLTKIEPPRR